GACGAGCTGGCGCGGGCAGCCGATCCGGAGAAGGCGGCCTTCTTTCCGAGGTTCTTCAAGACGGGCCCGGGGGAGTACGGGGAAGGGGACGTGTTCCTCGGGGTGACGGTGCCGGAGCAGCGGCGCATTGCCCGTCGCCACAAGGACCTCCCCCTGGAGCAGGTGAGCGAGTTGTTGCGGAGCGAGGTGCACGAGCACCGGTTCACCGGCTTCGTCATCCTGGTGGAGCGGTTCGCGAGGGCGGACGAGGCGGGACGAGGGCGCCTCTTCGAGTTCTGCCGGGAGCACCTGTCGAGGATGAACAACTGGGACCTGGTGGACACGGTGGCGCCTCGGCTCATCGGCGAGTACCTGCTCGAGCATCCCGAGCTGAAACCGCTGCTCTACGGCTGGGCGGGCTCGCCGGTGCTGTGGGAGCGACGAATCGCCATCATGTCGACGCTGGCGTTCATCCGCGCGGGGGACTTCACGGACACGCTGAAGCTGGCCGGCGTGCTGCTGCACGACCCGCACGACCTGATGCACAAGGCGGTGGGCTGGATGCTGCGCGAGGTGGGCAACAGGGACCGGACAGCGGAGGAAACCTTCCTCGACCGACATGCGTGGGAGATGCCGAGGACGATGCTGCGCTATGCCATTGAAAAATTCAGTCCAGCGCGGCGTGAACACTACCTGAAAATCCGCTCCGCCCCCCCAGTTGCATGAGAGCCATTTCCAGCGGTTGAATGTCTGTGTTCACGCTTGGTGAACATGGAGGTTCTCATGAGCAAGAGACGTCCGTCGTTGGTGCTCTTCCTTCCCGCTGTCGGTGGTGACTCGACGTTCTGGGAACCGCAGGTGGACGCACTCCGGGGCTCCTACTCACCGTTGCCGATCGATCTGGTGCGGAGCGCGGCGCGGGTGTCGATGGCGGGTTTCGCCGAGGACGCGATGCGGGCCATCCTGGCGACGGGCCATGAGGACGCGCATCTGGTGGGCCAGTCCATGGGAGGAGTGGTGGCGCTCGAGCTGTACCGGCGCTACCCGGATCGGGTGCGCTCGCTGACGCTGGCCAACACGTGGGCCTTCCAGCCGGAGGGTGCGGCGCGCAGCCAATGGGTCGAGGAGCAGCTCGGGAAGATG
This is a stretch of genomic DNA from Archangium violaceum. It encodes these proteins:
- a CDS encoding DNA alkylation repair protein, with the translated sequence MSLETLIDELARAADPEKAAFFPRFFKTGPGEYGEGDVFLGVTVPEQRRIARRHKDLPLEQVSELLRSEVHEHRFTGFVILVERFARADEAGRGRLFEFCREHLSRMNNWDLVDTVAPRLIGEYLLEHPELKPLLYGWAGSPVLWERRIAIMSTLAFIRAGDFTDTLKLAGVLLHDPHDLMHKAVGWMLREVGNRDRTAEETFLDRHAWEMPRTMLRYAIEKFSPARREHYLKIRSAPPVA